In Deltaproteobacteria bacterium, the sequence GGACTGTTTATTACCTCCGCCCCTGACCCTGAATATGTGCGTGCGTGTTATCGTGCGTATAACGACTGGCTTGGGGAGTTTTGTGCAGCAGCTCCGACGCGACTCTTAGGTGCGGCACTGATCCCGATGCGGGGGCCAGTCGAATGGGCAATCGAAGAGGCAGAGCGCGCGGCGAAGAATGGGTTACGTTCGGTGATGATTCCCACAGAGGTCACAGGTCGTTCGTATGGCGAGCCCGCTTATGATCGCCTATGGACGACGGTACAAGATTTAGGCCTGCCTGTTGCGTTACACGTCGGCACCGACGAGCCGTTCCATGAAAAAGCGGCGCGCATGGGAGTGGGGAAAAGCTTTGTTGATACGAAGATCTGTGCCATGCAACGAGCGATGGCAGATTTGATCTGGGGTGGTGTAGCGCAACGCTATCCAAAGTTACGCTTCGTATTGGTCGAAGGCGGTATTGGCTGGGTCGCGTCGGTGCTGCGTTCGATGGATCACTGGTGGGCCGATCATCATCACTGGATGGAACCCAAAGTTGATGAAGCCCCAAGCTTTTATTTCAAGCGCCAGTTTTGGGCCACCTTCGAGGATGATCGTGCTGGGGTGTTGACGCGTGAATTGATCGGGGTTGATCGCATCATGTGGGGATCTGATTATCCTCACACCGAAGGGACGTTCCCGTACTCGCGACAACAGGTAGCGAAGGACTTCGCAGGAATCCCGGAAGCGGAAGTGTATCAAATGGTCGCGGGGAACGCGGCGAAGCTGTACAATCTTGAGTAACACTACTGGAGAGGTTGCCCATATTGTTGGGCAACCTCACTGTTTATCGCTCCAATAATTTCTTAAACTGCTCCGCATTTGGTGCTTCGCCAATTTTCGCCAACGTTGGTGACATCGAATCCCACGGCTGCGCACGGTCGGTCCACACGTGAACCTGTGGCTGAAACAGTTTCGGGTCATCCAGACTTGCTGCCCATAGTCCTTGTAAGTCAGGCACGAGTTCCGCGAGGATGAAAACTGGTGAACCACATTGTGTACAAAACCCGCGACTCACTTTATTGCCGCTCTCGGCTTTGACGTCGTAATATTGGGCCTGTCCGGTAATCGTTAATGATGCTCTTGGCACGTAGAGTACTGGGCAAAAGGCGCTGCCACTGGCACGTTGACAATCGCGGCAGTGACAGTTCCACGAAAATGCCGGTTCGGCTGAGCACTGATAGCGAATAGCGCCGCAGGCGCAACCACCAGAAAAAGGTAGGGACATAGGAATCCTCCTGTAATACCGCGGCTCTCTATCATTTCAGGCTGTGCAAAAAAAGGGTTTGGAAGCTGGTCAGCGATCAGCGGTCAGCTTTCAGCTATCAGCTTTTCCTTAGGAGCTTCTGCTCCACCCTCTGTTGGCTGACTGCTGACCACTGAAAGCTATCTCAAGAACTGACAGCTTGCGCACTCTTCACTTTTTCCTCGTAATGTCCTATCCTACCCGCGATTCGCCCCGCGCGGTCTGGGGCTGACACGAGAAAGGAGCACCTGCATGCATTTTATGTGGTTTACCGAACGGGCGTATCACTACGACCCGGATACAGATCCTAAGGGGTATGACGAATTAGAGTACGAAATCCTCCGCAAGCGCAGTTTCTACGGCACCCCGAACCGGTTCTTTGACCGGAAACATGGCGCCAAGATTCTCAATCAATACCTTGATGAAAAAATTTATACTGATGCCGAACTGATGAACTTTGACGGCGTCATGTTGAACGAGCATCATGGGACGCCATTCTGCTTAGGCGCGGTGATGGACGTTGAAGCATCCGTGATCGCTAAAGCGACGAAGCGGGTGAAAATCGCTTTGCTCGGTAATCCCGTTCCAACCGTCGCGAATGCGCTGCGTTTGGCTGAAGAGCTGGCCATGATCGACCTGATCTCCAACGGTCGCATGATCACAGGTTGGGTGCGTGGTGCTGGGTCAGAACAACTCGCGAACAATGCGAACCCGGCCTTCAACCGCGAGATGTTCGAGGAAGGCATCGATTTTATCGTCAAAGCATGGACGACACCTGGTCCGTTCCGCTACGAAGGCAAACACTTCCATTTCCGCCAGGTGAACCCGTGGGTGCTCCCGCTGCAGGAACCACATCCGCCATTTTGGATTCCTGGGCTGATCAGCCCGGACACTGCTCGGTGGTGCGCGCAAAAGCGCTATCCGTATGTTGCGCTGGCGACACGCCTGGAGCCAACACTCGAATTGTGGGACTTCTATTCCCAAGCCGCAGCCCGTGAGGGATACCAGGCTGGACCAGAAAACTTTGGTTACTTACAACCTGTGATGATCGCGGATACTCAGGAAAAAGCCGAAGAGATGGGCAAACGCATTCTCTATGGCGGTGCGTTCTCACATTTTGCGCGTCCTGAGTGGATGTTCCCGCCGGGATATAATTCCAAAGAAGCGACCCGTCGCCTGGCGCAGACGAACTTTGGCGTCAATGCTGCCGGTGTTCAGGCTTTCGGTGATGGGAGGGACGATTCTCCTGAGGTCGTCGAGGCTCTCAAGAAACACATCTACAGTGGCTATCCAGATGTGTTGAAAGATATGGTGATGATCGCTGGGACACCTGACAACGTCATTCCGAAACTAAAGAAGGTTATGGACATCTTGCGTCCTGGCATCTTCTCGTTTTGGTTAGATGGCCCGGTGCCATTTAAGGACCGTGAGCGTTGCCTGCAATTGCTGAACAGCGATGTCATTCCTGCATTGCGTGAGTACGGCGATAAACTCGGTCTGGTTTCTCCATACCAACGGAAACCTGGGTCAGTGCCGTTGAAGGGCGGTAAGCCAGAGCCCGTGAGCAACCCCGCGGCTTTGAAAGAACTCGCTGCGTAGACGAGCCGTCTTTCTGCACGACCAAAACCGTCCGAATGTGTCATTCTGAGCGGAGCGAAGAATCTCTCGAACACCGAGCAAAGAGATGTTTCGCTCCGCTCGACATGACAACCGTTGCATTACTCCGAAGGGATGCTGGGGGAGGCAAACTTCTCTGGCCTACGCCGTCCGCTGCAAAAACTCCACCGGTACCCCATCAGGATCTTCCGTATAGAAACTCCGCATATTCGCCGCGATCTGCACCAAACCAGAAGTGATGGTCACGTTACCACGTTGTTGTACTTCTTTGAGTTTTGCCTCGACATCCGATACATAGATACACAAGTGTGGGCTGCCAACATTGTTGTGATGAAGGTCTAACGTCGTTCCCCCACCAGCAACGTATTCAATAAGTTGGAGCATAAACGAGTCAAGCGTCAAATGGGCAACCTTCAACTCTGCCCCTGGATTGTTGGTGAGCGTATCGAATTCCTTACTCTTGACATTCATTGCTCGCCATTCGGTTTCTTTCATGCCTACTACGTCGCGATAAAACGTGACCGACCGTTCGAGATTTTTCACTGTGAGTCCGACGTGAAAAAGTTCCGCCATAATGATTCCCTCCTTTTGCTGAGCATTTTTTACAACCGTGATAGAGCAGAGCGCAACGAAGGTCTATAGAGAAAATACACTACAGAGAAGAATGCATGAGCGGCGCATTGAAGAATCCCATGATAACGAAATCCGTGCTGTTATTTTTGTGTACCGGCAATTACTATCGCAGCCGCTTCGTTGAGCATCTGTTCAATCATCTTGCTGCCCATGCTGCGTTGCCTTGGCAGGCTGAATCGCGTGGGATCGCCATAGATTTGGGAGTCAATAATCGAGGACCAATATCTTCAGGCGCATTGTCCGCGCTCCATCAACGCGGGATTGTGCCAACGGAGCCAATACGCTTTCCTCAACAGGTTGAGGCCGCTGACTTGGCTCGTGTCCACCGCATTATCGCACTCGATGAAAGAGAGCATCGCCCGTTGCTTGCTGAGCGCTTTCCTCGTTGGCTAGACAGAGTCGAGTTTTGGCAGGTGCCTGATGTACCTCGTGTCGCCCTTGCTGATGGTTTAGTGTTGATGACGCATGAAACCCAAGCGCTGATCCAACTGCTAACGGATGCGCGCTCGCGATAGTGTTACGATACACAGTATATGATGTGGATTCCGATCCCTTTATTACGAGCAGGATATCGCTGTGCCTATGCATTATTGCGTCTCTATTGGTTTATCGTGCAACCTCGGGTACGAGGAGCTCTTGCGCTCCTCGTCTATAACAATCAGCTGTTGCTCGTTCGCAATACCTACGGTCGACCGGTGTGGACGTTGCCTGGTGGCATGATGAAGCGTAGCGAGGAGCCTGCGGTGGCAATGCAACGCGAAGTGTACGAAGAGGTAGGGGTTGCCGCTAATGGATTGCAACACGTTGGTGTGTGCACCGGGCGCCAGGCCCATCGGCACGACACCATCTACGTGTTTTTCGCTCAGGTTCCCCAGCCGACGGTCCAAATCGATCCTGGGGAAATTTTGGAAGCCCATTGGTTTCCGTTAGCCGAGTTGCCTTCAGTGTCAACCTACACGCGTCAAGCCCTCACCCTGTGGCAAGGCAAGTAGCCTTGCCTTGGAATAATTTGTCAAGTCATTGCAGGGACCAACGCGATGACGCACCGCTGCTCGTGTGGACGTGTTGCGTGAGGATTGTCGTGCAGGGTATGCAACGACGACGCTCTACAATAACAGTATGCAGTCCTCCACAATGCGCGTGGTGTCAGCGTTATAGCGACAGAAGGTCCTCGCCGATAGACACGCGGTAACCTTA encodes:
- a CDS encoding VOC family protein; this encodes MAELFHVGLTVKNLERSVTFYRDVVGMKETEWRAMNVKSKEFDTLTNNPGAELKVAHLTLDSFMLQLIEYVAGGGTTLDLHHNNVGSPHLCIYVSDVEAKLKEVQQRGNVTITSGLVQIAANMRSFYTEDPDGVPVEFLQRTA
- a CDS encoding GFA family protein, whose translation is MSLPFSGGCACGAIRYQCSAEPAFSWNCHCRDCQRASGSAFCPVLYVPRASLTITGQAQYYDVKAESGNKVSRGFCTQCGSPVFILAELVPDLQGLWAASLDDPKLFQPQVHVWTDRAQPWDSMSPTLAKIGEAPNAEQFKKLLER
- a CDS encoding amidohydrolase produces the protein MKETKPRGSPELLIGSLSLAFSCRERCFHFRQERIVFHHCLPLSSLKEKCVAKCNRKFTGESSAMKSRSRHPHGFCHNTGTQQGGRSMASIDRGYVSADGHVVEPANLWSTRIEKKFRERAPRVESRDDGDYYIIDGFAPMPVGLEGVSMEDKIAGKIKSSKGYRHAATRPGAWEPQARLADQDLDHVRAEVLYPGVGLFITSAPDPEYVRACYRAYNDWLGEFCAAAPTRLLGAALIPMRGPVEWAIEEAERAAKNGLRSVMIPTEVTGRSYGEPAYDRLWTTVQDLGLPVALHVGTDEPFHEKAARMGVGKSFVDTKICAMQRAMADLIWGGVAQRYPKLRFVLVEGGIGWVASVLRSMDHWWADHHHWMEPKVDEAPSFYFKRQFWATFEDDRAGVLTRELIGVDRIMWGSDYPHTEGTFPYSRQQVAKDFAGIPEAEVYQMVAGNAAKLYNLE
- a CDS encoding low molecular weight phosphatase family protein; this encodes MSGALKNPMITKSVLLFLCTGNYYRSRFVEHLFNHLAAHAALPWQAESRGIAIDLGVNNRGPISSGALSALHQRGIVPTEPIRFPQQVEAADLARVHRIIALDEREHRPLLAERFPRWLDRVEFWQVPDVPRVALADGLVLMTHETQALIQLLTDARSR
- a CDS encoding LLM class flavin-dependent oxidoreductase, yielding MHFMWFTERAYHYDPDTDPKGYDELEYEILRKRSFYGTPNRFFDRKHGAKILNQYLDEKIYTDAELMNFDGVMLNEHHGTPFCLGAVMDVEASVIAKATKRVKIALLGNPVPTVANALRLAEELAMIDLISNGRMITGWVRGAGSEQLANNANPAFNREMFEEGIDFIVKAWTTPGPFRYEGKHFHFRQVNPWVLPLQEPHPPFWIPGLISPDTARWCAQKRYPYVALATRLEPTLELWDFYSQAAAREGYQAGPENFGYLQPVMIADTQEKAEEMGKRILYGGAFSHFARPEWMFPPGYNSKEATRRLAQTNFGVNAAGVQAFGDGRDDSPEVVEALKKHIYSGYPDVLKDMVMIAGTPDNVIPKLKKVMDILRPGIFSFWLDGPVPFKDRERCLQLLNSDVIPALREYGDKLGLVSPYQRKPGSVPLKGGKPEPVSNPAALKELAA
- a CDS encoding NUDIX domain-containing protein gives rise to the protein MMWIPIPLLRAGYRCAYALLRLYWFIVQPRVRGALALLVYNNQLLLVRNTYGRPVWTLPGGMMKRSEEPAVAMQREVYEEVGVAANGLQHVGVCTGRQAHRHDTIYVFFAQVPQPTVQIDPGEILEAHWFPLAELPSVSTYTRQALTLWQGK